From one Rhopalosiphum padi isolate XX-2018 chromosome 2, ASM2088224v1, whole genome shotgun sequence genomic stretch:
- the LOC132921356 gene encoding noggin-like: MAVKWWSVMVALACCSICRTVMCTAVRLDLRPVPSNDPGVVDLVEMPNPALDPRPSDLNVTALLAKLAAKFDPNYMSVTAPEQLIPVPDIPFRRNRRGRLVPTGKMPAEIRDLDTKYFSLADGRRLRTRISGQLRRKIQQYLWGRTACPMHRQWKDLGQRFWPRWLLEGHCPKGETSCSVPSGMYCRATGNQYKTLLRWHCRGPSGPSAVLQQYNSLPGGKATGSMVNPIKVCQWIKVEYPVVTECGCGCATDVSE, translated from the exons ATGGCTGTCAAATGGTGGTCCGTGATGGTCGCGCTGGCGTGTTGCTCGATCTGCCGCACCGTCATGTGCACGGCCGTCCGGCTGGACCTGCGACCGGTGCCATCCAACGATCCGGGTGTTGTTGATCTCGTCGAGATGCCCAACCCGGCGCTAGACCCCAGGCCCTCCGACCTAAACGTCACGGCACTGTTGGCCAAGCTGGCCGCCAAGTTCGACCCCAACTACATGAGCGTGACCGCCCCCGAACAGCTGATACCCGTTCCCGACATACCCTTCAG GAGGAATCGACGAGGCCGATTGGTACCTACGGGCAAGATGCCGGCGGAGATCCGGGATCTGGACACCAAATATTTCTCGCTGGCAGACGGCCGGCGGCTCCGGACCCGGATATCCGGTCAGTTGCGCCGGAAGATCCAGCAGTACCTCTGGGGCCGGACAGCGTGTCCGATGCACAGGCAGTGGAAGGACCTGGGCCAGAGATTCTGGCCCCGGTGGCTGCTCGAAGGCCACTGTCCCAAGGGTGAGACGTCGTGCTCGGTACCATCCGGCATGTACTGCCGAGCCACCGGAAACCAGTACAAGACGCTATTGCGGTGGCACTGCCGGGGCCCTAGTGGTCCTTCGGCCGTACTACAGCAGTACAACAGCTTGCCGGGCGGAAAGGCTACGGGGTCGATGGTCAACCCGATAAAGGTGTGTCAGTGGATCAAGGTGGAGTACCCGGTGGTGACCGAGTGTGGTTGCGGTTGCGCGACCGACGTCTCCGAGTGA